The DNA region AGGCTGCAAGCCGAGAACTACCTGTTTGAGCCAATCGCGACACAGCTGAAGAACCGGCTGATTGATGCCACCTATGCCACTGTTACCGCCCGTGACATTTCTGAATTTTCCGCCCCCATTCGCCATGGCGGCGAAGAGCTGGTGATTGTTCTTTCCGGCGCGGTGGAACTGCATTCCGAGCTCTATGAGCCGATCAGGCTCGAGACCGGCGACAGCGTTTATTACGACGCGGCCATGGCCCACGCCTATGTGTCGGTCAGTGAGGCGGATGCAGTGATCCTGAATATCGTGTCTGGCGCAAATATGACTGAGGAGATTTTGAATGTTAAATCGTGACGAATGGCTGCAGCAGGATCTGGTTGGCTTGGCGGCTCTGGCCGGGGCGGGCGAGATCTCGCGCCGGGAAATTTTGCTCTCTGCCATCGCGCAAATCGAGGCTCAGAACCCGGCGATCAACGCGGTTGTCCTCACCCAGTTCGAAGAGGCCCTGGATGCGCTGGATAAAACAGCCGAGACCTCTCGTTTCACTGGCATGCCCTATCTGCTGAAAGACCTGCATGCGCCGGCCAAGGGTATGGCGCTCTCCAATGGCAGCGAGATGTTTCGCGGCACCGATATGGGGTTTGATTCCACCACCGTTTCGCGCCTGCGCGCTGCGGGTTTTGGGCTGCTCGGGCGCACGGCTTCGCCAGAGTTTGGCCTGACCATCACCACGGAAAGCAAAGCCTGGGGTAAAACCCGCAATCCCTGGAACACGGATCTCAGCGCGGGGGGATCCAGCGGGGGCGCTGCTGCTGCGGTTTCCAGCGGTATGCTGCCCGCCGCCCATGCCACCGATAGCGCCGGGTCGATCCGGATCCCTGCGGCCTATAATGGGCTGGTGGGGTTGAAACCAACGCGGGGCGTCAACGCCATTGGTCCTCATCGGGGGGATCCAAATTTTGGCATGAGCCACGAACATGCGGTGACCCGAACCGTGCGCGACTGCGCCGCCTTGCTGGATGTCACCGCTGGTCCTGATCAGGGTTGCCCCTATTTCACCGCCACCCCTGAAGGGGGGTTTGAGGCCCTGTTGAAACGCGCCCCCGGTACGCTGCGGATTGGGTTTCTGACGGATCGGTTTGACGGCAAGGCAATCCATTCCGCCAGCGCCCAGGCGGTGTCGCTGACCGCCAAAAAGCTGAGCGACCTTGGCCATATCGTCGAAGAGGCGCGACCTGATTTCAACTTTGCGGAACTCACATCCCAGGCCTTCCGCCTGCTGGTGGGCTCGCTGGCAGGTTTCTTCCCGCCCGAGTTCGCCGCCGGACCGATGGAAGGGTTCGAGCCGATGACCCAACGCACCATGCGCTATGCTGCCGGGGTGTCGCTGCACCAGTATCTGGCCCGCTATGCTGCGGTGAATATCGAAGTCCGCAAGATGAGCGCCTTCTTTGATCGCTACGACATTCTGCTGACCGCAGCCACAAACGGCCCTGCACATGCGCTTGGGCTGACCAGTCTGGATCAGGAGCTGGAGTTTGACCCCTTTGTCGAGCTGCTGCTCGATCTCAGCCCCTTTTCCGTGCCGTTTAACGCCTCTGGCCAACCCGCCATGACCCTGCCCGTGCATCAAACCGCCGAAGGCCTGCCCATCGGGGTGCAAATTGTCGGTGGCTTTGGTCAGGATGGTCGCGTGATGCAACTGGCGGCCCAGCTGGAAGCGATCTCGGAGTGGCGCACTGTGGCGCCCAGTTCTGCAAAGTAATCAGGCGCCGATCAATGGTCGGCGTCTTTCCAGGTGGTCGGGGTCACGTAATGGATGGCGTCATCAACGCTCACCATCACCTCGCCATCCTGGATATTCACCTGCAGTTTCATTGAGCGGCTCGCAAGTTTTTCCAGACCTTGGGTGTCCGCCTCCGAGAGATTGATAACCTTGAGGTTATCAAACCGGGTGGTGCTGTTTTTGATCTTCTCCCACCAGGTCTCGGCCGTTCTGCCGCCGTAACAATAGACAATCACCTCTTTGGCTTTGCCACAGGATTGACGCACCACCTTTTCGCTCGGCAGTCCCAGCGCCACCCATAATTCCAGCTCGCCGCTGAGGCTTTTTTGCCAGATATCGGGCTCGTCATCCGTTGACAGCCCCTTGGTCAGTTCCAAATGCTCATCTGCGTTCAAGGCAAAGGCAAGAAGGCGCACCATCAACCGTTCGTCCGTCTCCGAAGGATGTTTGGCGACGGTCAGCTTGTGGGTCTCATAATAGTGACGATCCATGTCGGATACGGACAGCTCGACTTTGTAGATGGTGGATTTTTGCGCCATGGTTTGCCCCGAAAAAGCGAAGATAGGGATGCCTAGTCCGTCTGAGGGGTTTGTGAAAGGAGATAAAGGGATTCCCGGGAAAATGCGCGGAGATGAGGCTTGCCAGACCGCTGAGCCCTGGCCAAAGGATCCCGGATCTCTGTCGCGACCTGTCTGCCTGAACTTGCTGGCGACAGACTGGTGATGGGGCACGGGGTGTTTTGCGCAATCAAAGAAAAGATCTGAATTTGCAGCGCGGGCAAACCCCTATATCCGGGGATTATTCACGTTTGTTCAGGTACTTAACCCGGGTCGAACAGGGATGTAGAAAACTCGGTGTTTTAAAATTTTAGCCCTTGCGCAACCGCCAGTGACTAAGTAATACACCGACACCAACAGTGGCCCGTTCGTCTATCGGTTAGGACGTCAG from Pseudophaeobacter arcticus DSM 23566 includes:
- a CDS encoding amidase, translated to MLNRDEWLQQDLVGLAALAGAGEISRREILLSAIAQIEAQNPAINAVVLTQFEEALDALDKTAETSRFTGMPYLLKDLHAPAKGMALSNGSEMFRGTDMGFDSTTVSRLRAAGFGLLGRTASPEFGLTITTESKAWGKTRNPWNTDLSAGGSSGGAAAAVSSGMLPAAHATDSAGSIRIPAAYNGLVGLKPTRGVNAIGPHRGDPNFGMSHEHAVTRTVRDCAALLDVTAGPDQGCPYFTATPEGGFEALLKRAPGTLRIGFLTDRFDGKAIHSASAQAVSLTAKKLSDLGHIVEEARPDFNFAELTSQAFRLLVGSLAGFFPPEFAAGPMEGFEPMTQRTMRYAAGVSLHQYLARYAAVNIEVRKMSAFFDRYDILLTAATNGPAHALGLTSLDQELEFDPFVELLLDLSPFSVPFNASGQPAMTLPVHQTAEGLPIGVQIVGGFGQDGRVMQLAAQLEAISEWRTVAPSSAK
- a CDS encoding YaeQ family protein; translation: MAQKSTIYKVELSVSDMDRHYYETHKLTVAKHPSETDERLMVRLLAFALNADEHLELTKGLSTDDEPDIWQKSLSGELELWVALGLPSEKVVRQSCGKAKEVIVYCYGGRTAETWWEKIKNSTTRFDNLKVINLSEADTQGLEKLASRSMKLQVNIQDGEVMVSVDDAIHYVTPTTWKDADH
- a CDS encoding helix-turn-helix domain-containing protein, translated to MSKTHTSEDFQDKRAAFGAMVQSLRQSQKLTLKQVSEASGLALSTISKIENSNLSPTYDVMLKLAAGLDTDIVSILDGASAQTPKPSPTGRLTVSRRSELPRLQAENYLFEPIATQLKNRLIDATYATVTARDISEFSAPIRHGGEELVIVLSGAVELHSELYEPIRLETGDSVYYDAAMAHAYVSVSEADAVILNIVSGANMTEEILNVKS